A stretch of Myxocyprinus asiaticus isolate MX2 ecotype Aquarium Trade chromosome 42, UBuf_Myxa_2, whole genome shotgun sequence DNA encodes these proteins:
- the stard7 gene encoding stAR-related lipid transfer protein 7, mitochondrial isoform X1 codes for MFSSVQHRPVCSIGARAVRLQSFSTYKQSNVTGKMINKSWTFSWMGQRVGLLLSWLQKAGRETNKLASVKKKERLLSIFANHCSFVTGQRLRRAFQIGELYSNLYSERTRWTLVGSIWRRLQSKHAPTGKLIAALAGVFMWEDEKIQDDELKRCAWELHALEAVRNQRGTSKTAVVVDPVWEVVMEKKNFRVWRRPIQGSHLFEYRVFGSYTDVTPRQFFNVQLDTEYRKKWDALVIKLEVVDRDVNTGTEVVHWATHFPYPMYSRDYVYVRRYHVDMENNLMILVSRAVKHPSIPETQEFVRVHSYQSKMVIRPHRSFDENGFDYLLTYSDDPQTVFPRYCVSWMVSSGMPDFLEKLHTAALRAKNMDVGVQDYVSIVKPTQSTQERLGADNPHTRGPSQIYA; via the exons ATGTTCTCCTCCGTCCAGCATCGCCCTGTATGCAGCATAGGTGCCAGAGCTGTTCGCCTGCAAAGCTTCAGCACTTATAAACAAAGTAATGTCACTGGTAAAATGATCAACAAATCGTGGACTTTCTCTTGGATGGGGCAGCGCGTGGGTCTGCTGCTGTCATGGCTCCAGAAAGCAGgaagagaaacaaacaaactaGCCTCTGTCAAGAAGAAAGAGAGACTGCTGTCTATATTCGCCAACCACTGTAGTTTTGTGACCGGTCAGAGGTTGAGAAGGGCTTTTCAGATTGGGGAGTTGTATTCAAACCTGTACTCCGAGAGAACCAGGTGGACACTGGTGGGCAGCATATGGCGGCGGCTGCAGAGCAAACATGCCCCCACTGGAAAACTCATAGCAGCACTGGCTGGAGTCTTCATGTGGGAGGATGAGAAGATCCAAGATGATGAGCTGAAGAG GTGTGCGTGGGAGCTGCATGCGTTGGAAGCTGTGAGAAACCAGAGAGGAACCTCAAAGACTGCTGTGGTTGTGGATCCAGTATGGGAGGTGGTCATGGAAAAGAAAAACTTCAGAGTGTGGAGGAGACCGATCCAGGGTAGCCATCTGTTTGAGTACAGAG tgtttggtTCATACACAGATGTCACCCCCCGGCAATTCTTCAATGTTCAG TTGGACACGGAGTACAGGAAGAAGTGGGATGCGCTGGTTATTAAATTGGAAGTAGTGGACAGGGATGTCAACACGGGCACCGAGGTCGTTCATTGGGCAACACATTTTCCA TATCCTATGTACTCCAGAGACTACGTCTATGTGCGCCGTTATCACGTTGATATGGAGAACAACTTGATGATCTTAGTCTCCAG AGCTGTTAAACACCCCAGTATCCCAGAGACCCAGGAATTTGTCAGAGTTCACTCCTACCAGTCTAAGATGGTCATCCGCCCACATCGATCATTTGATGAG AATGGCTTTGACTACCTGCTGACTTACAGTGATGACCCTCAGACAGTCTTCCCTCGCTACTGCGTCAGCTGGATGGTGTCGAGTG GCATGCCAGACTTCCTGGAGAAGCTTCACACAGCTGCTCTCAGAGCTAAAAACATGGACGTAGGTGTCCAGGACTACGTCAGCATCGTCAAACCTACCCAGTCCACCCAAGAACGGCTAGGAGCTGACAACCCTCACACCAGAGGCCCAAGTCAGATTTACGCCTGA
- the stard7 gene encoding stAR-related lipid transfer protein 7, mitochondrial isoform X2: MINKSWTFSWMGQRVGLLLSWLQKAGRETNKLASVKKKERLLSIFANHCSFVTGQRLRRAFQIGELYSNLYSERTRWTLVGSIWRRLQSKHAPTGKLIAALAGVFMWEDEKIQDDELKRCAWELHALEAVRNQRGTSKTAVVVDPVWEVVMEKKNFRVWRRPIQGSHLFEYRVFGSYTDVTPRQFFNVQLDTEYRKKWDALVIKLEVVDRDVNTGTEVVHWATHFPYPMYSRDYVYVRRYHVDMENNLMILVSRAVKHPSIPETQEFVRVHSYQSKMVIRPHRSFDENGFDYLLTYSDDPQTVFPRYCVSWMVSSGMPDFLEKLHTAALRAKNMDVGVQDYVSIVKPTQSTQERLGADNPHTRGPSQIYA, encoded by the exons ATGATCAACAAATCGTGGACTTTCTCTTGGATGGGGCAGCGCGTGGGTCTGCTGCTGTCATGGCTCCAGAAAGCAGgaagagaaacaaacaaactaGCCTCTGTCAAGAAGAAAGAGAGACTGCTGTCTATATTCGCCAACCACTGTAGTTTTGTGACCGGTCAGAGGTTGAGAAGGGCTTTTCAGATTGGGGAGTTGTATTCAAACCTGTACTCCGAGAGAACCAGGTGGACACTGGTGGGCAGCATATGGCGGCGGCTGCAGAGCAAACATGCCCCCACTGGAAAACTCATAGCAGCACTGGCTGGAGTCTTCATGTGGGAGGATGAGAAGATCCAAGATGATGAGCTGAAGAG GTGTGCGTGGGAGCTGCATGCGTTGGAAGCTGTGAGAAACCAGAGAGGAACCTCAAAGACTGCTGTGGTTGTGGATCCAGTATGGGAGGTGGTCATGGAAAAGAAAAACTTCAGAGTGTGGAGGAGACCGATCCAGGGTAGCCATCTGTTTGAGTACAGAG tgtttggtTCATACACAGATGTCACCCCCCGGCAATTCTTCAATGTTCAG TTGGACACGGAGTACAGGAAGAAGTGGGATGCGCTGGTTATTAAATTGGAAGTAGTGGACAGGGATGTCAACACGGGCACCGAGGTCGTTCATTGGGCAACACATTTTCCA TATCCTATGTACTCCAGAGACTACGTCTATGTGCGCCGTTATCACGTTGATATGGAGAACAACTTGATGATCTTAGTCTCCAG AGCTGTTAAACACCCCAGTATCCCAGAGACCCAGGAATTTGTCAGAGTTCACTCCTACCAGTCTAAGATGGTCATCCGCCCACATCGATCATTTGATGAG AATGGCTTTGACTACCTGCTGACTTACAGTGATGACCCTCAGACAGTCTTCCCTCGCTACTGCGTCAGCTGGATGGTGTCGAGTG GCATGCCAGACTTCCTGGAGAAGCTTCACACAGCTGCTCTCAGAGCTAAAAACATGGACGTAGGTGTCCAGGACTACGTCAGCATCGTCAAACCTACCCAGTCCACCCAAGAACGGCTAGGAGCTGACAACCCTCACACCAGAGGCCCAAGTCAGATTTACGCCTGA